A stretch of DNA from Methanogenium sp. S4BF:
TGCGGTCAGATGCATTCGGCTATCCTCCATAACGATGGGTACATCGCTGTTTCATGCAGGTGGGAAAAGACCTCTTCAGGTGTTCCGACATATTGGGGGCGGCCTTTCACAAAGTATACCACCCGGTCAGCACGGGATGCGGTGTCCATATCCTGTGTGCACTGAAGAATGGCGGGTGCAGGCCGCCTTCGTATGATGGTTTCCAGGGTGTCTGCCGCGTTCCGGTCAAGGTGGGTGTCTGTCTCATCGAGGATGAGTACTTCCGGAGAGAGGGCAAGGGCTGCTGCACACGCGACGAGCATCTTCTCCCCCCCGGAGAGGGTATGGCTGACGCGGTTGTGCAGGTGGCGGATTCCCATCTCAGAGAGGACTCTGCAGGTTGCCGGCCCGATATCTTCTGCCGGTGTTCTTTGGAACCGGAGGCCGGATGCCACTTCATCCCCAACGGTCCGGAAAACAAGGTTATTGTCCGGGACTTCACCGACCCATCCGGTATGCACTACCCGCGGCTCTTTGCCGGCGATGGTAAGCGTCCCGTGGCGGGGGAGTTCAATTCCTGCGCATAGCTTCAGGAAGGTTGTTTTTCCACTTCCGTTTGGGCCGATGATGGCAGTATGTCCCTGCCCAATCCGGAGAGATTCAATCTCCAGTGTCCGGTGGTACAGGTTTTCTGCATGAATCATCAGATTCGTTCTCCGATAATAAACGCGGCAATTCCTTTCAGTACATCTCCCGCAATGAATGGCACCATCCCAAGGAGCACTGCCTGTGCCAGTGCCATCCCCGTTGAGTATGACATCCATGTAATGCCAAAGAAGTAGATGATAAGTGTGCCCGCAGCAATGCCGCCTGCACGTATTACTCTGTTCTCCTGTTCATAGGCAAGGCCTGCTACAAGAACTGCGGGGATAAATCCAATCAGATATCCTCCTGTAGGACCCATGAGGACACCGATTCCTGCGAGTCCGTTGTGAAAGACCGGCATATTCAGCATTCCGAGGAGCAGGTAGACGAAGACCGGCAGGAAGGCATATCTGCCCATCACCACTGCCGCTAACAGAACAAAAAACGTCTGCAGGGTAACCGGTA
This window harbors:
- a CDS encoding energy-coupling factor ABC transporter ATP-binding protein, giving the protein MIHAENLYHRTLEIESLRIGQGHTAIIGPNGSGKTTFLKLCAGIELPRHGTLTIAGKEPRVVHTGWVGEVPDNNLVFRTVGDEVASGLRFQRTPAEDIGPATCRVLSEMGIRHLHNRVSHTLSGGEKMLVACAAALALSPEVLILDETDTHLDRNAADTLETIIRRRPAPAILQCTQDMDTASRADRVVYFVKGRPQYVGTPEEVFSHLHETAMYPSLWRIAECI
- a CDS encoding biotin transporter BioY, which translates into the protein MYGNEQRSHLVSLTAAFVALIAVGGWVSLPIPPVPVTLQTFFVLLAAVVMGRYAFLPVFVYLLLGMLNMPVFHNGLAGIGVLMGPTGGYLIGFIPAVLVAGLAYEQENRVIRAGGIAAGTLIIYFFGITWMSYSTGMALAQAVLLGMVPFIAGDVLKGIAAFIIGERI